A window of the Xenopus laevis strain J_2021 chromosome 9_10L, Xenopus_laevis_v10.1, whole genome shotgun sequence genome harbors these coding sequences:
- the LOC108701554 gene encoding QRFP-like peptide receptor produces the protein MNSSSSVEDINLSLLGFTVHSNVSIQILGNDSQELNVEELEKMLFLFDKEPITITLTAMYVLSFVVGIIGNVMSIKVLTGKRSGRTSSLSATRSLLINLAICDLMVVCICMPITVGNLIYKVWVYGDFLCRAVPFIQAVSVSASVLSLTVISVNRYYNVHNPLNARSFFTQKKILCTIVVVWVVSSSICMPLIFMNKRDEIAIIPGLPFVFPICLEIWPHVEFKQAYNFLLFCSLYCLPVLFNMVICFLTIRKLWSSAGNFKECDSRNQSLPVSRLKVRKKIAKMVVSLVSLFAVSWLPVYMLDIWIDFNIPQPSQDDTPSPWILHLRPFAQWLGLTNSSLNPICYCFVGDLYRSAKHMKSIYHNRMISLFSFSFSDGSPPSMPRLLSYKNSVRSSKNSKNSCPLAMGDTCENCYPVINVCEATSVKTIPRHKLC, from the coding sequence ATGAATTCATCTAGCAGCGTGGAAGATATTAACTTATCGCTACTAGGCTTTACAGTTCACAGCAATGTGTCCATACAGATACTTGGAAATGATAGCCAGGAGCTGAATGTAGAAGAACTGGAAAAAATGTTATTCCTCTTTGACAAAGAACCAATCACTATTACCCTCACTGCTATGTATGTCCTCTCGTTTGTTGTAGGCATTATCGGCAATGTAATGTCTATTAAGGTTCTGACAGGAAAACGAAGTGGAAGGACATCTAGTTTAAGCGCCACCAGAAGCCTGCTTATCAATCTGGCTATATGTGACCTAATGGTGGTTTGTATCTGTATGCCCATTACAGTTGGCAACTTGATATATAAAGTATGGGTATATGGAGATTTTCTGTGCAGAGCAGTGCCTTTTATCCAAGCTGTGTCTGTATCTGCCAGTGTGCTTAGCCTAACAGTTATTAGTGTGAACAGGTACTATAATGTACATAACCCTCTTAATGCCAGGTCCTTCTTCAcccaaaagaaaatattatgtacCATTGTAGTGGTGTGGGTGGTATCCTCCAGTATATGCATGCCTCTGATATTTATGAACAAAAGAGATGAGATAGCAATCATTCCGGGTTTGCCATTTGTTTTCCCGATCTGTCTAGAAATATGGCCCCATGTTGAGTTCAAACAGGCATATAACTTCCTGTTGTTCTGTTCTTTGTATTGCCTGCCAGTTCTCTTCAACATGGTTATTTGTTTCTTGACTATACGCAAACTTTGGAGCTCTGCCGGCAATTTTAAAGAGTGTGACTCAAGAAACCAGTCTTTGCCAGTGTCCAGGCTCAAAGTGAGgaagaaaattgctaaaatggtGGTATCCTTGGTATCACTTTTTGCAGTTTCCTGGTTACCGGTTTACATGCTGGACATTTGGATTGATTTTAACATTCCCCAGCCATCTCAAGATGATACTCCTTCACCTTGGATTCTTCATCTGAGACCATTTGCTCAATGGCTTGGACTCACAAACTCCAGTCTCAACCCAATATGTTACTGTTTTGTGGGAGACCTGTATAGATCAGCCAAGCACATGAAGAGCATTTACCACAACAGAATGATTTCTCTCTTCAGTTTTTCATTTTCGGATGGATCTCCACCATCAATGCCGAGGCTGCTCTCTTACAAAAACTCAGTGAGATCATCCAAGAACTCTAAAAACAGTTGTCCTCTAGCAATGGGGGACACCTGTGAGAACTGCTACCCTGTGATTAATGTGTGTGAAGCTACTTCTGTAAAAACCATACCACGTCATAAGTTATGTTAA